In Miniphocaeibacter halophilus, the following proteins share a genomic window:
- a CDS encoding MarR family winged helix-turn-helix transcriptional regulator, with amino-acid sequence MKRELVIQLKTINFFLNKRIEELHKSFDGNLSPISGLILKFIFQNSDKVIFQKDIEEEFSMKKSRLSKILSSMEKEGYVKRVSVKEDARLKQIILGEKAKELNENILKSKEEIEKIIFKNIDEKNLDIFFEVLQEMVSNLKKDME; translated from the coding sequence ATGAAAAGGGAATTAGTAATACAATTAAAAACTATAAATTTCTTCTTAAATAAAAGAATTGAAGAACTACACAAATCCTTTGATGGAAACCTATCTCCGATTTCTGGACTTATTTTAAAATTTATATTTCAAAATTCAGATAAAGTGATTTTTCAAAAGGATATAGAGGAAGAGTTTTCAATGAAAAAATCTAGGCTATCAAAAATATTATCTTCAATGGAAAAAGAAGGTTATGTAAAGAGGGTTTCCGTTAAAGAGGATGCTAGATTAAAACAGATTATTTTAGGGGAAAAGGCTAAAGAACTTAACGAAAATATTTTAAAAAGTAAAGAAGAAATAGAAAAAATTATTTTTAAAAATATTGATGAAAAAAATTTAGATATTTTTTTTGAAGTATTACAAGAGATGGTTAGTAATTTAAAAAAAGATATGGAATAG
- a CDS encoding LysR family transcriptional regulator: MFTGIEYVYEVYKERSFSKAANNLYISQPSLSGTIKRIEKEIGYEIFDRSTKPIGVTDIGMKYIKTIEKILELEQNFDEYINDVADLKAGKVAIGGTHQYTSYLLPPIVSTFIEKYPKVSVDIVEAKSSNLMKYLNDGTIDIAIDNYKYDKNEYIKQFHRKDNILLAVPKKIESNKLVEDFQLNYEDVISGRFLEDNVDSIPLKIFKDDPFILLKEGNDTRKRADKKLAYENINPRIILELEQQITSYNLTSYGIGISFISDFLIRNVGPNPNICLYKLNKYESDRDISFFYRKNKFLSKAVKEFLKIAKNFS, encoded by the coding sequence ATGTTTACAGGAATAGAATATGTTTATGAAGTATATAAGGAAAGAAGTTTTTCGAAAGCGGCAAATAATTTGTATATATCCCAACCTTCTTTAAGTGGTACTATAAAGAGAATAGAAAAGGAAATAGGATATGAAATATTTGACCGCTCTACAAAACCAATAGGTGTTACAGATATTGGAATGAAATATATAAAAACCATTGAGAAAATACTGGAACTGGAACAGAATTTTGATGAATATATTAATGATGTTGCTGATTTAAAGGCCGGTAAAGTAGCTATTGGTGGAACCCACCAATATACTTCCTACCTACTACCACCAATAGTTTCAACATTTATAGAAAAATATCCAAAGGTAAGTGTGGATATTGTTGAGGCTAAATCTTCAAATTTGATGAAATATTTAAATGATGGCACTATAGACATAGCAATAGATAATTATAAATATGACAAAAATGAATATATAAAGCAATTTCATAGAAAGGATAATATATTATTAGCTGTTCCAAAGAAAATAGAATCAAATAAACTTGTAGAGGATTTTCAATTAAATTATGAGGATGTTATATCTGGAAGATTTTTAGAGGATAATGTAGATTCAATTCCCTTAAAAATATTTAAAGATGATCCTTTTATATTGTTAAAAGAAGGCAATGATACAAGAAAAAGAGCAGATAAAAAACTTGCTTATGAAAATATAAACCCTAGGATTATATTGGAGTTAGAACAACAAATAACCTCCTATAATCTAACTAGTTATGGAATAGGTATTTCTTTTATAAGTGATTTTTTAATAAGAAATGTAGGACCAAATCCTAATATTTGTTTATATAAATTGAATAAATATGAATCAGATAGGGATATTTCATTTTTTTATAGAAAAAATAAATTTTTAAGTAAGGCTGTTAAAGAATTTTTAAAAATTGCAAAAAACTTTAGTTAA
- the cysK gene encoding cysteine synthase A encodes MNINNSILDLIGNTPIMKLNNIERHFNLKSNLFGKLEYLNPEGSIKDRVAKQMIEQAEKEGRINKDTIIIEPTSGNTGIGLAAIAAVKGYKMILTMPETMSEERRNILKAFGAEIVLTEGSKGMKGAIDRAKELSKEYTNSFIPSQFENKENPKAHKITTGPEIWKDMDGNIDVLVAGVGTGGTITGVGEYLKEKNKNIEIVAVEPLTSAVLSGDNPGPHEIQGIGAGFIPSILNRNIYDEIVKVDNEVIYEYGKILAKKEGLLLGLSSAAALYGAVEISKKEKYNEKNIVIIFPDSGDRYFSTRLFN; translated from the coding sequence ATGAATATAAATAATAGTATTTTAGATTTAATAGGTAATACACCAATTATGAAACTTAATAATATAGAAAGGCATTTTAATTTAAAATCTAATTTATTTGGTAAATTAGAATATTTAAACCCGGAAGGAAGTATTAAAGATAGGGTTGCTAAGCAAATGATTGAGCAGGCAGAAAAAGAAGGAAGAATAAACAAGGACACTATTATTATTGAGCCTACTTCAGGCAATACAGGTATAGGATTAGCAGCCATTGCTGCTGTAAAGGGTTATAAAATGATCTTAACAATGCCAGAGACCATGTCAGAGGAAAGAAGGAATATACTTAAAGCCTTTGGAGCTGAAATAGTTTTAACAGAAGGTTCCAAGGGAATGAAGGGGGCAATTGATAGAGCAAAAGAACTTTCTAAGGAATATACTAATAGTTTTATCCCATCACAATTTGAAAATAAGGAAAATCCTAAAGCTCATAAAATTACAACTGGCCCTGAAATTTGGAAGGATATGGATGGTAATATAGATGTTTTAGTTGCAGGAGTAGGAACCGGCGGTACTATTACAGGAGTTGGAGAGTATTTAAAAGAGAAGAATAAAAATATTGAAATAGTAGCAGTAGAACCGCTAACTTCAGCTGTACTTTCAGGAGATAATCCAGGTCCACACGAAATACAGGGAATAGGGGCAGGTTTTATTCCAAGTATTTTAAATAGAAATATCTATGATGAAATAGTTAAGGTAGACAATGAGGTAATTTATGAATATGGGAAAATACTAGCAAAAAAAGAAGGCTTGCTTTTAGGATTATCTTCAGCAGCGGCTTTATATGGGGCTGTGGAAATATCAAAGAAGGAAAAATATAATGAAAAAAATATTGTAATAATTTTCCCGGATAGTGGAGATAGGTATTTTTCAACAAGATTATTTAATTAA
- a CDS encoding aspartate ammonia-lyase — translation MDNFRIESDSVGELKIPTKAYYGVQTLRAKNNFNITGRKMHKDLIISLAEIKKASAVSNIKTGQLDTAIGTAIIKACDEIINGKYHEEFIVDPIQGGAGTSANMNANEVIANIALEILGNNKGNYSLIHPNDHVNMSQSTNDVFPTAGKMTIIKLLKNLKKEINNLYKALIAKSEEFDDVIKMGRTQLEDAIPITLGQEFSAYSQAIKRDLKRTELAIEEMEYVNMGATAIGTGLNAKKDYIDNIVSELDEISNLNLKQAPNLIDGTQNLDCFTIVSGYLKALAVNLSKISNDLRLMNSGPRTGLAEITLPPKQNGSSIMPGKINPVIPEVVNQISFNVIGNDTTITMACEAGQLELNAFEPIIFYNLFESIETLTYGIKTFTDNAIKDLVANRENCKKHVSNSIGLITAVNPYIGYQKSATIAKEALKSGKTIRDLLTKEHIFSNNEIDNVLDPYKMIKPKN, via the coding sequence ATGGATAATTTTAGAATAGAAAGCGATTCAGTTGGAGAGTTAAAAATACCTACTAAGGCTTATTATGGCGTTCAAACTTTAAGAGCAAAAAACAATTTTAATATAACTGGAAGAAAAATGCATAAAGATTTAATTATATCTTTAGCTGAAATAAAAAAAGCATCAGCAGTATCTAATATAAAAACCGGTCAATTGGACACAGCAATTGGAACAGCGATTATTAAAGCCTGTGATGAAATTATAAATGGAAAATACCATGAAGAGTTTATTGTTGACCCTATACAAGGTGGAGCAGGAACTTCTGCAAATATGAATGCAAACGAAGTAATTGCAAATATCGCCTTGGAAATATTAGGAAATAACAAGGGAAATTACTCCTTAATTCATCCAAATGATCATGTAAATATGAGTCAATCTACTAATGATGTTTTCCCAACTGCAGGGAAAATGACAATAATAAAATTATTAAAAAATTTAAAAAAGGAAATTAATAATCTGTATAAGGCATTAATAGCAAAATCAGAAGAATTTGATGATGTAATCAAAATGGGCAGAACCCAACTTGAAGATGCTATCCCTATAACTTTAGGTCAAGAATTTAGCGCTTATTCCCAAGCTATTAAAAGGGACTTAAAAAGAACTGAATTAGCAATAGAGGAAATGGAATATGTAAATATGGGAGCAACTGCCATTGGTACAGGATTAAATGCAAAAAAGGATTACATTGACAATATAGTTTCAGAATTAGATGAAATATCCAATTTAAATTTAAAACAAGCTCCTAATTTAATAGATGGTACACAAAATTTAGATTGTTTTACCATAGTGTCAGGTTATTTAAAAGCTTTAGCAGTTAATCTATCAAAAATTTCCAACGATTTAAGACTTATGAACTCCGGACCAAGAACCGGTTTAGCAGAAATAACATTACCACCTAAACAAAATGGTTCTTCCATAATGCCTGGTAAAATTAATCCTGTAATTCCGGAAGTGGTAAATCAAATTTCCTTTAACGTTATAGGAAATGATACTACCATAACTATGGCTTGTGAAGCTGGACAGTTGGAATTAAACGCTTTTGAACCAATTATTTTTTACAACTTATTTGAATCAATAGAAACTTTAACCTACGGTATAAAAACTTTTACCGATAATGCAATTAAAGATTTAGTTGCCAATAGAGAAAACTGTAAAAAACATGTAAGCAACTCTATAGGACTAATTACTGCAGTTAATCCCTATATAGGCTACCAAAAATCAGCAACAATCGCAAAAGAAGCTTTAAAATCAGGTAAAACTATAAGAGATTTATTAACTAAAGAACATATTTTTTCAAACAATGAAATAGATAATGTCTTAGACCCTTATAAAATGATTAAACCTAAAAACTAG
- the fdhD gene encoding formate dehydrogenase accessory sulfurtransferase FdhD, whose protein sequence is MKEKFLNYEVYTFNNGVFEKNIENIVEESKIDIFINDKKIFKIVCSPFNLKEMAVGFLWMNGYINSKDDVISIDIDTEGIMDLKIKGSTEEKQIELEKNDSNIEILSTEIPKQIKLMEDKAKLFEKTGGVHCAALISNNEVIVYMEDIGRHNTLDKIAGYCILNNIDMSNKIIAFSGRLPIEIVTKISKMKVPIMISRSAPTNLGIELAREKGITLCGFTRNNRYHIYANSYRVKDN, encoded by the coding sequence ATGAAAGAGAAATTTTTAAATTATGAAGTTTATACATTTAATAATGGTGTTTTTGAAAAAAATATTGAAAACATAGTAGAAGAAAGTAAAATCGATATTTTTATAAATGATAAAAAGATTTTTAAAATTGTATGCTCTCCCTTTAATTTAAAGGAAATGGCTGTAGGGTTTTTATGGATGAATGGATATATTAATAGTAAGGATGATGTTATTTCTATAGATATTGATACAGAAGGCATAATGGACTTAAAAATTAAGGGAAGTACAGAGGAAAAACAAATAGAACTTGAAAAAAATGATTCAAATATAGAAATATTGTCAACAGAAATTCCTAAGCAGATTAAGTTAATGGAAGACAAGGCGAAATTATTTGAAAAAACAGGTGGAGTTCATTGTGCAGCACTAATATCTAATAATGAAGTTATAGTCTATATGGAGGATATTGGAAGGCATAACACCTTAGATAAAATTGCAGGGTATTGTATTTTAAATAATATAGATATGTCTAATAAAATAATTGCTTTTTCCGGAAGACTACCTATTGAAATTGTAACAAAGATTTCAAAAATGAAAGTACCAATTATGATTTCAAGATCAGCTCCAACAAATTTAGGAATTGAGCTAGCCAGAGAAAAGGGAATTACCTTATGTGGTTTTACAAGAAATAATAGATATCATATTTATGCTAACAGCTATAGAGTAAAGGACAACTAA
- the hydE gene encoding [FeFe] hydrogenase H-cluster radical SAM maturase HydE — protein MNDLVKKLFENKTLSNEEFLTILADNKYDEDLKKAANIRREEYYGKDVYIRGLIEFSNYCKNNCFYCGIRAGNNKASRYRLNTDDILNCCREGYKLGFRTFVLQGGEDPYFTDDIFIEIIAKIRSKFPDCAITLSLGERNYKSFKNFFDAGTNRYLLRHETANEYHFNKIHPNNLSLENRKKCIFQLKEIGYQVGSGFMVGSPFQKLEYLVEDLRFLETLQPDMIGIGPFLSHKDTPFKNFENGSMGLTIKLISILRLMFPYSLIPSTTALGTIHPEGRELGLKAGANVVMPNLSPSNVRNKYELYDNKIYSGSEAAESIELLTRLIKKSGFNISVNRGDVKRTTI, from the coding sequence ATGAATGATTTAGTAAAAAAACTTTTTGAAAACAAAACTTTAAGTAATGAGGAATTTTTAACTATACTAGCTGACAATAAATACGATGAAGATTTAAAAAAAGCTGCCAATATAAGAAGAGAAGAATATTACGGAAAAGATGTCTATATTAGGGGCCTAATTGAATTTTCCAATTATTGTAAAAACAATTGTTTTTACTGTGGAATAAGAGCTGGTAATAATAAGGCCAGTAGGTATAGGTTAAATACAGACGACATTTTAAACTGTTGTAGGGAAGGATATAAATTAGGTTTTCGTACCTTTGTGCTACAAGGAGGAGAGGACCCTTATTTTACAGATGATATTTTTATTGAAATTATTGCAAAAATTAGAAGTAAATTCCCGGATTGTGCAATAACACTTTCCCTAGGCGAAAGGAATTATAAAAGTTTTAAGAATTTTTTTGATGCCGGAACTAACAGGTATTTATTAAGGCATGAAACGGCTAATGAATATCATTTTAATAAAATACATCCTAATAATTTAAGTTTAGAAAATAGAAAAAAATGTATTTTTCAATTAAAAGAAATAGGATACCAAGTCGGTTCCGGTTTTATGGTCGGTTCCCCTTTTCAAAAACTAGAATATTTAGTTGAAGATTTGCGTTTTTTAGAAACTCTTCAACCTGATATGATAGGCATCGGTCCATTTTTAAGTCATAAGGACACGCCTTTTAAAAACTTTGAAAATGGAAGTATGGGACTTACTATAAAGTTAATATCAATATTACGACTTATGTTTCCATATTCCTTAATTCCTTCAACTACTGCTCTTGGCACTATTCACCCTGAAGGAAGAGAGCTCGGTTTAAAAGCCGGAGCAAATGTTGTAATGCCAAACCTTTCACCTTCCAATGTAAGAAATAAATATGAGCTTTATGACAATAAAATTTATTCAGGAAGTGAAGCTGCAGAAAGTATAGAGTTATTGACTAGGTTAATTAAAAAATCTGGTTTTAATATTTCAGTAAATCGTGGTGATGTAAAAAGGACAACAATTTAG